A segment of the Brevundimonas sp. M20 genome:
TCGTCGTCATCGCCGGCGCGGCCCATATGGTCGGCGAGGACGGCCTGCCGACCCTGCTGCGTCAGGCGGGCTACAGGGTCGAGGGGCCGTAGCAGCCCCATGAGCCTGCGCGAGAAACAACTCTGGGCCAGCCTGCTCGCGGGCCTTCTGGTCTGGGGCGCCTATGCGGCCCGGGTCGTGCCGATCCTGCTCGATCCCGCCCACCCACACCCCGCCCGCGCGACCGGTCTGGCCTTCCTGATCGCCCTGATCGTCTTCGTCATCGTCGAGGGCGCGCTGGCCGCCGCCATGGCCTGGTTCCAGCGCCGCCACCGCCCGGCCCGGGATCAGGCCCTGACCGAAGCCGCCCTCGTCGCGGGTCAGGTCGCGCTCGTCGTCCTGATCACCCTCGTGGTCGTGACCCTGCTCGGCCTGTGGGGCTTCGCCGTCTGGATCGAGAGCCAGTACGCCGTCGGCATCGGGACGACGATGTTCAGCCGCGCGCCCATGCTGCTCGCCAATCTCCTGCTGATCGAGATCCTGCTCGCCAAGGGCGTGCGGACGATCCTGACCCTGCTGCTGGTCCGGCGGCGCTGATCAAGGGCAGGTGAAGAGTGAGTGGTGAGTCGTGAATGGCGCGGACATCGACCGTTGCCGCCGCTCCCGCTACTCACTACTCACCCCTCACTCTTCACCCGCCGCCGGAGCGTCTTCCATGGACACCTACGCCAACATCCTGATCGAGCGTCACGACGACGGCTATGCGGTGGTCACCCTGAACCGGCCCGAGGCGCTGAACGCGCTGAACTCGGCCCTGTTCGCCGACATCGCCGCCTTCCTCGACAGCGTCGAACACGACGACAGCGTGCGCTGCCTGATCCTCACCGGTTCGGGCGACAAGGCCTTCGCCGCCGGCGCCGACATCAAGGAGATGGCCGGTCAGTCCTACGCCCAGATGTACACGGGCAACTATTTCGCCCTCGGCCACGACCGCATCACCCGCTTCCGCAAGCCGATCATCGCCGCGGTCAACGGCTTCGCCCTCGGCGGCGGCTGCGAGCTGGCCATGCTGTGCGACTTCATCATCGCCAGTGAGAAGGCGAAGTTCGGCCAGCCCGAGATCAACCTCGGCGTCGCCCCCGGCATCGGCGGCTCCCAGCGCCTGACCCGTCTGGTCGGCAAGTCCAAGGCGATGGACATGGTCCTGACCGCCCGCATGATGGACGCCGCCGAGGCCGAGCGCGCCGGCCTCGCCTCCCGCGTCGTCCCCCATGACGACCTGCTGGCCGAAACCCGCAAGATCGCCGCGAAGATCGCGAGCCAGAGCCCCCTGGCCGTCATGGCCAACAAGGAAATGGTCAACGCCGCCCTCGAAACCACCCTGACCCAGGGCGTCCAGTTCGAGCGCCGCCTGTTCCACTCCCTCTTCGCCTTCGACGACCAGAAGGAAGGCATGGCCGCCTTCGTCGAAAAGCGGAAACCCAACTTCACCGGCCAATAAGCGCGCCCCGTCTGCTCCCCGTCGCCCCTCGACGGGGAGGGGGACCGCGCGACGCCCGCAGGGCGCCGCGGGGTGGAGGGGCTCCGGCCTCAGGCGGCCTTGCGGCCCAAGCGTTCGATCTGATCGTTAAAAGCCGCG
Coding sequences within it:
- a CDS encoding enoyl-CoA hydratase-related protein — translated: MDTYANILIERHDDGYAVVTLNRPEALNALNSALFADIAAFLDSVEHDDSVRCLILTGSGDKAFAAGADIKEMAGQSYAQMYTGNYFALGHDRITRFRKPIIAAVNGFALGGGCELAMLCDFIIASEKAKFGQPEINLGVAPGIGGSQRLTRLVGKSKAMDMVLTARMMDAAEAERAGLASRVVPHDDLLAETRKIAAKIASQSPLAVMANKEMVNAALETTLTQGVQFERRLFHSLFAFDDQKEGMAAFVEKRKPNFTGQ